In the Paenibacillus sp. FSL H7-0357 genome, one interval contains:
- the ileS gene encoding isoleucine--tRNA ligase → MQKVDVREKARARDVRILKKWSDENTFRRSMENREGRPNYVFYEGPPTANGVPHIGHVLGRVIKDFIGRYQTMKGYRVVRKAGWDTHGLPVELGVQKKLGISGKQEIEEYGVEKFIKECKESVFGYEKQWREFTEAIGYWTDLDNPYVTLDNTYIESVWNILATVHEKGLLYRGHRVSPYCPSCQTTLSSHEVAQGYKTVKDLSATAKFKLDGSGDYVLAWTTTPWTLPAHMALAMNPEMEYVRAQQEDGVYVLAKNLVEEVLKGEYTVLSTHKGSDFIGQSYTPPFSYIQAEKHNVIVAASFVTDSSGTGIVHMAPAHGEDDYKSCRDNGISFVNVVDTSGKYTDVVSDFAGRFVKDCDLDIIKVLSEKGLLYNKEKYEHSYPFCWRCDSPLLYYATDSWFIKTTAIKDQLIANNNSVDWYPDHVREGRFGKFLEELVDWNISRNRYWGTPLNVWVCQDTGKEFAPHSIAELRSMAIGEVAEDIELHKPYVDNIKLRSPFSEGGVMVRTSEVIDVWFDSGSMPFAQSHYPFENEDRFADQYPADMICEGIDQTRGWFYSLLAVSTLFKGKAPYKAVIAHGHIFDENGQKMSKSKGNVIDPWEIMNEYGTDAFRWAILSDSAPWNNKRFSRGLVGETKSKVVDTLVNTHAFLTLYAGIDGYDPAEHPFKVSGHKLDRWILSRLNSLILVVEKGLAINDFVNSSKAIENFVDELSNWYIRRSRDRFWGSGLGVEKLDAYRTLTHVLLTTATLMAPFTPMLSEDIYTNLGGGESVHLADYPAADESLIDLELERDMESARGIVELARNVRNETGIKTRQPLSELIVSLDGSFDVTDYEEIIKDEINVKGIVLENSDSGFVDFTLKLNLKVAGKKYGKSVGFLQGYLKGMDSDATRKAVQDGVIAIVSPEGEELQITAEELLVEKQAKPGFASASGYGLTVALNTEITPELEQEGWVREIVRAVQDYRKRLDLAIEKRIALTLQLDDELKAAVTAFEHVLRENVLVTNVEFDGAHPFETVDAGGRSIGIHIGA, encoded by the coding sequence ATGCAAAAAGTAGATGTCAGAGAAAAAGCGCGGGCAAGAGATGTCCGCATTCTGAAGAAATGGAGCGATGAGAATACGTTCCGCAGATCCATGGAGAACCGCGAGGGCCGTCCGAACTATGTGTTCTATGAAGGACCTCCGACAGCTAACGGCGTACCGCATATCGGGCACGTGCTGGGCCGGGTCATCAAGGATTTCATCGGCCGCTACCAGACGATGAAGGGCTACCGAGTTGTGCGTAAAGCAGGCTGGGATACTCACGGCTTGCCGGTTGAACTCGGCGTGCAGAAGAAACTCGGAATCTCCGGCAAGCAGGAAATTGAAGAGTACGGCGTGGAGAAGTTCATCAAAGAGTGCAAAGAGAGCGTATTTGGTTACGAGAAGCAGTGGCGTGAGTTCACGGAAGCGATCGGTTACTGGACCGATCTGGATAATCCGTATGTGACGCTGGATAATACGTACATCGAAAGTGTGTGGAATATCCTGGCTACGGTGCATGAGAAAGGTCTGCTGTACCGCGGACACCGCGTCAGCCCGTACTGCCCGAGCTGCCAGACAACGCTGAGCTCCCATGAAGTGGCGCAGGGCTATAAGACGGTGAAGGACCTCAGTGCAACGGCCAAGTTCAAGCTGGATGGCAGCGGCGACTATGTCCTGGCCTGGACGACCACCCCTTGGACGCTTCCGGCGCATATGGCGCTGGCGATGAACCCGGAGATGGAATATGTCCGTGCGCAGCAGGAAGACGGCGTATACGTGCTGGCCAAGAACCTCGTGGAAGAGGTGCTGAAAGGGGAGTATACGGTTCTTTCTACGCACAAAGGCTCTGACTTTATCGGTCAAAGCTATACCCCGCCGTTTAGCTATATCCAGGCGGAGAAACATAATGTGATTGTTGCTGCATCCTTCGTAACGGATTCCAGCGGTACCGGGATCGTGCATATGGCTCCGGCACATGGTGAGGATGACTATAAGAGCTGCCGCGACAACGGCATCAGCTTTGTCAATGTGGTGGATACTTCCGGTAAATACACTGATGTGGTAAGTGATTTTGCCGGACGGTTTGTGAAAGATTGCGATTTAGATATCATCAAGGTGCTGTCCGAAAAAGGGCTGCTGTACAATAAAGAGAAATACGAGCACAGCTATCCGTTCTGCTGGCGCTGCGATTCTCCACTGCTGTATTATGCGACAGACAGCTGGTTCATCAAAACGACAGCGATCAAAGATCAGCTGATCGCCAACAACAACAGCGTAGACTGGTATCCTGACCATGTGCGCGAAGGCCGCTTCGGCAAGTTCCTGGAAGAGCTGGTGGACTGGAATATCAGCCGCAACCGCTACTGGGGCACACCGCTGAATGTCTGGGTTTGCCAGGACACCGGCAAAGAATTTGCGCCGCACAGCATCGCTGAACTCCGCTCGATGGCGATCGGCGAAGTCGCTGAGGATATCGAGCTGCATAAGCCATATGTAGACAACATCAAGCTGCGCAGCCCGTTCAGCGAAGGTGGCGTGATGGTGCGTACATCTGAGGTCATCGACGTATGGTTTGACAGCGGCTCGATGCCGTTTGCCCAAAGCCACTATCCGTTCGAGAATGAAGACAGATTCGCCGACCAGTATCCGGCAGATATGATCTGTGAAGGAATTGACCAGACACGCGGCTGGTTCTACAGCCTGCTTGCGGTATCGACGTTGTTCAAGGGCAAAGCGCCTTACAAGGCAGTTATTGCCCACGGCCACATCTTCGATGAGAACGGCCAAAAAATGTCCAAATCCAAAGGCAATGTCATTGACCCTTGGGAAATCATGAACGAATACGGCACCGATGCTTTCCGCTGGGCGATCCTGTCTGACAGTGCGCCGTGGAATAACAAACGTTTCTCGCGCGGTCTGGTTGGTGAGACCAAATCCAAGGTTGTGGATACGCTGGTCAACACACATGCGTTCCTGACGCTCTATGCCGGTATTGACGGGTACGACCCTGCAGAGCATCCTTTCAAGGTATCCGGACATAAGCTCGACCGCTGGATTCTCTCCCGCTTGAACAGTCTGATTCTAGTTGTGGAAAAAGGCCTCGCCATCAACGACTTCGTTAATTCGTCCAAAGCGATTGAGAACTTCGTGGATGAACTGAGTAACTGGTATATCCGCCGCTCACGCGACCGGTTCTGGGGAAGCGGGCTTGGCGTAGAGAAGCTGGACGCTTACCGTACGCTGACACATGTGCTGCTCACAACGGCTACGCTGATGGCACCGTTCACACCGATGCTGTCGGAAGATATCTATACCAACCTTGGCGGCGGGGAAAGCGTACATTTGGCGGATTATCCGGCTGCCGACGAGAGTCTGATCGATCTTGAGCTGGAGCGGGATATGGAGAGTGCCAGAGGCATTGTCGAGCTTGCCCGCAACGTGCGCAACGAGACTGGCATCAAGACACGCCAGCCGCTGTCCGAGCTGATCGTTTCCCTGGACGGCAGCTTTGATGTAACGGATTATGAAGAGATCATCAAGGATGAAATCAATGTCAAGGGAATTGTGCTGGAGAACAGCGACAGCGGGTTTGTTGATTTTACGCTGAAGCTGAACCTGAAGGTAGCCGGTAAAAAATACGGCAAGAGCGTAGGCTTCCTGCAAGGCTACCTGAAAGGGATGGACAGCGACGCTACCCGCAAAGCGGTACAGGACGGTGTGATTGCCATCGTGTCGCCGGAAGGGGAAGAACTGCAGATTACTGCCGAGGAGCTGCTTGTTGAGAAGCAGGCCAAACCGGGTTTTGCATCAGCCTCCGGTTACGGGCTTACGGTAGCACTGAACACGGAAATCACTCCTGAACTTGAGCAGGAGGGCTGGGTCCGCGAAATTGTCCGTGCAGTGCAGGATTACCGCAAACGCCTAGATCTGGCGATCGAGAAACGGATTGCGCTCACGCTGCAGCTGGATGATGAACTGAAAGCGGCAGTGACTGCTTTTGAACATGTACTGCGTGAAAATGTACTTGTGACTAACGTGGAGTTTGACGGAGCGCATCCATTTGAAACGGTGGATGCCGGCGGCAGATCCATTGGTATCCATATCGGAGCCTAA
- a CDS encoding aspartate carbamoyltransferase catalytic subunit, producing MMTATKVKERSLLGIKELDSSEIRELLERTAYWDNQAEKLTPVLRSHFVANMFFENSTRTRFSFEMAEKRLGVQVLNFTAAASSVEKGESIYDTVRTLESMGIDAGVVRLKPAGVLQQLAEKVSIPLINAGDGNNEHPTQALLDLYTMSKNFGGLKGLKVSIIGDIMHSRVARSNLWGLTKMGAKVQFCAPENMQAPELAAYAPYVSMEEALKADVVMMLRVQLERHASGILLSAEEYRKQYGLTEERAARLDKNTIIMHPAPVNRNVEIDDAVVESSQSRIFPQMSNGVPVRMAVMERALQ from the coding sequence ATGATGACGGCAACCAAGGTGAAGGAACGCAGTCTGCTGGGGATTAAAGAGCTGGACAGCTCGGAAATCCGTGAGTTATTGGAGAGAACAGCGTACTGGGACAATCAGGCCGAGAAGCTGACCCCGGTACTGAGATCACATTTTGTTGCCAACATGTTTTTTGAGAACAGCACGCGCACCCGCTTTTCCTTCGAAATGGCCGAGAAACGCCTTGGCGTTCAGGTGCTGAATTTCACGGCTGCGGCTTCCAGTGTAGAAAAAGGCGAGTCGATCTACGATACAGTACGCACACTGGAATCAATGGGGATCGATGCCGGAGTTGTGCGTTTGAAGCCTGCGGGCGTGCTGCAGCAGCTGGCCGAGAAGGTGTCCATTCCGCTGATCAATGCCGGAGACGGTAATAACGAGCATCCGACACAAGCACTGCTGGACCTGTACACAATGAGCAAAAATTTTGGCGGGCTGAAGGGCCTCAAAGTTTCGATTATAGGGGATATTATGCATAGCCGGGTTGCACGCTCGAACCTCTGGGGACTGACAAAGATGGGGGCCAAAGTGCAGTTCTGCGCACCGGAGAATATGCAGGCGCCGGAACTTGCTGCCTACGCTCCTTATGTGAGTATGGAAGAAGCGCTTAAGGCTGATGTAGTCATGATGCTGCGGGTTCAGCTTGAGCGCCATGCATCCGGCATACTGCTGTCTGCCGAGGAATACCGGAAACAGTATGGATTGACGGAAGAACGGGCGGCGCGGCTCGATAAGAACACGATCATTATGCATCCGGCTCCGGTGAACCGCAACGTAGAGATTGATGACGCAGTGGTCGAAAGCAGCCAATCGCGGATTTTCCCGCAGATGTCCAACGGCGTGCCTGTGCGGATGGCTGTAATGGAGAGAGCCCTTCAATAG
- a CDS encoding DUF5665 domain-containing protein: MDQAPDFKRETEAGAEALSQDEKLSAVYRLTLWLAREMEKSRVAEYTQLLHSPWRLIWLNIISGIARGVGIALGFTFFAATIIYVLQMLGALNLPIIGDYIADIVRIVQHQLELKTF; encoded by the coding sequence CTGGATCAGGCGCCGGATTTCAAACGGGAGACTGAAGCGGGAGCAGAGGCCCTTTCCCAGGACGAGAAATTGAGCGCGGTATACCGGCTGACATTGTGGCTGGCCCGGGAGATGGAGAAATCGCGGGTTGCTGAATATACACAGCTGCTGCATTCGCCCTGGCGGCTGATCTGGCTGAACATAATATCAGGAATAGCGCGCGGGGTGGGGATTGCCCTCGGATTCACTTTTTTTGCAGCGACGATCATTTATGTACTGCAGATGCTGGGGGCGCTGAACCTGCCGATTATCGGAGATTATATTGCAGATATTGTGCGGATCGTACAGCACCAGCTGGAGCTTAAGACTTTTTAG
- a CDS encoding DivIVA domain-containing protein, protein MPLTPLDIHNKEFSRRIRGYDEDEVNEFLDQVIKDYESVIRENKELHNQLLSIQERLDHFVNIEESLSKTIIVAQEAADDVKNNSKKESQLIIKEAEKNADRIINEALSKSRKVAIETEELRKQASIYRTRFRTLVEAQLELLSQDDWNALESREVSENVL, encoded by the coding sequence ATGCCATTAACGCCGCTCGATATACATAACAAGGAATTCTCCCGGAGAATCCGCGGTTATGATGAAGACGAGGTCAACGAATTTCTGGATCAGGTAATCAAGGATTACGAAAGTGTCATTCGTGAGAACAAGGAGCTGCACAATCAGCTATTGTCTATTCAAGAGCGCCTTGATCATTTTGTGAATATTGAAGAAAGCTTGTCCAAGACAATCATCGTCGCACAGGAAGCAGCAGATGATGTCAAGAACAACTCCAAAAAGGAGTCACAGCTGATTATCAAGGAAGCGGAAAAGAACGCTGACCGGATTATCAACGAAGCGTTATCCAAATCCCGGAAAGTAGCGATTGAGACGGAAGAATTGCGCAAGCAAGCCTCTATCTACCGCACCCGTTTCCGGACTCTCGTCGAAGCACAGCTTGAACTGCTGTCTCAGGATGATTGGAACGCCCTGGAGAGCCGCGAAGTCAGTGAGAACGTGCTTTAA
- a CDS encoding LL-diaminopimelate aminotransferase, with product MSIEQYQETFIQTNFADRIGGANYGKDTAIYKFEKIKRAKASAKQDFPNIELIDMGVGEPDEMADEGIVARLAIEAAKEENRGYSDNGIPEFKAAAAAYLKDVFRVEGIDPVNEVVHSIGSKPALAMLPSCFINPGDITIMTVPGYPVLGTHTKYLGGQVYTVELKRENNFLPDLNSIPEDIARKAKLLYLNYPNNPTGASATPEFFSAVVDWAKKYNVVVIHDAPYAALTYDGVKPLSFLSVPGAKDVGVELHSLSKSYNMTGWRIGFVAGNPLVVKAFSDVKDNNDSGQFIAIQKAAAYGLEHPEITEAIAAKYSRRHNMLVDALNSLGFKAEKPKGSFFLYVAAPKGVKGGRRFESGEDFSQFLIREKLISTVPWDDAGPFVRFSVTFIAKGEEEEKRVISEIQRRLSDVEFEF from the coding sequence ATGAGTATCGAACAGTATCAAGAGACTTTCATTCAGACTAATTTTGCGGACCGCATCGGCGGTGCGAATTACGGCAAAGATACAGCCATTTACAAATTCGAGAAAATCAAACGCGCCAAAGCATCGGCGAAACAGGATTTTCCTAATATTGAATTGATTGATATGGGCGTCGGCGAACCTGACGAGATGGCGGATGAAGGCATTGTTGCAAGACTTGCCATCGAAGCGGCCAAAGAAGAAAACCGCGGCTATTCCGATAACGGAATTCCTGAATTCAAAGCTGCCGCTGCTGCTTACCTGAAGGATGTATTTCGTGTAGAGGGGATCGACCCTGTAAACGAGGTTGTGCATTCCATCGGCTCGAAGCCGGCTTTGGCCATGCTGCCATCCTGCTTCATCAATCCGGGTGACATCACCATTATGACGGTTCCGGGTTATCCGGTACTGGGTACCCACACCAAATATTTGGGTGGACAAGTCTATACGGTGGAACTCAAGAGAGAGAACAACTTTCTGCCTGATCTGAATTCCATTCCGGAAGATATCGCCCGCAAAGCGAAGCTGCTCTACCTGAACTATCCGAATAACCCTACAGGTGCCAGCGCAACTCCTGAATTTTTCAGCGCCGTTGTAGACTGGGCCAAAAAATACAACGTCGTAGTCATCCATGACGCTCCATATGCAGCGCTGACTTATGACGGTGTGAAGCCGCTGAGCTTCCTGTCCGTACCCGGCGCGAAGGATGTCGGCGTAGAACTGCACTCGCTCTCCAAGTCTTACAACATGACAGGCTGGAGAATCGGGTTCGTTGCCGGCAACCCGCTGGTCGTGAAAGCATTCAGCGATGTGAAGGACAACAATGACTCCGGCCAGTTCATCGCGATTCAAAAGGCTGCCGCCTACGGTCTGGAACACCCTGAGATTACTGAAGCGATTGCTGCCAAGTATTCCCGCCGCCACAACATGCTGGTGGACGCGCTGAACAGCCTGGGCTTCAAGGCAGAGAAACCGAAAGGTTCTTTCTTCCTTTATGTAGCTGCACCAAAAGGTGTCAAAGGCGGACGCCGTTTCGAATCCGGCGAAGATTTCTCGCAGTTCCTGATCCGCGAGAAGCTGATCTCTACCGTGCCTTGGGATGATGCAGGTCCATTCGTACGTTTCTCCGTTACTTTTATCGCCAAAGGTGAAGAGGAAGAGAAACGTGTAATCTCCGAAATTCAAAGACGCCTCAGCGACGTTGAATTCGAATTCTAA
- a CDS encoding YggT family protein, which produces MSQIDLIINLLFKIYYYMIFFYILMSWLPNVRDNFIGELLGKLVEPFLSPFRRIIPPLFGTLDISPIIALIVLQFAEGGVHSIVGLLFR; this is translated from the coding sequence TTGTCCCAAATCGATTTAATTATTAATTTACTTTTCAAGATCTACTACTACATGATTTTCTTCTATATCCTCATGTCCTGGCTGCCCAATGTCCGTGACAATTTCATCGGAGAGCTGCTCGGCAAGCTCGTGGAGCCTTTTCTGAGTCCATTCCGCCGGATTATTCCGCCGCTGTTCGGAACGTTGGATATTTCCCCGATCATCGCGCTGATTGTGCTTCAATTTGCGGAAGGCGGCGTGCACTCCATTGTGGGCCTGCTCTTCCGTTAA
- the pyrR gene encoding bifunctional pyr operon transcriptional regulator/uracil phosphoribosyltransferase PyrR, whose amino-acid sequence MVTEKNVIMDETAIRRALSRIAHEILEKNKGIENCLLVGIRTRGIYLAQRIAERIKEIEGVDIPYGELDITHYRDDREGGDNREEMDRTVVKSYLTLPEGSSGIHDKKVILFDDVLYTGRTIRAAMDALMDCGRPRMIQLAVLADRGHRELPIRPDYIGKNVPTSRHEQIEVALTEFDGKDEVYIISNREER is encoded by the coding sequence ATGGTTACTGAGAAAAATGTCATTATGGATGAAACGGCAATTCGCCGCGCACTGTCGCGCATTGCCCATGAGATTTTGGAGAAAAACAAAGGTATCGAGAATTGTCTGCTGGTAGGCATCCGGACACGCGGCATTTACCTGGCCCAGCGGATCGCAGAACGTATCAAGGAAATTGAAGGTGTTGATATTCCTTACGGCGAGCTGGACATCACACATTACCGCGATGACCGCGAAGGCGGAGATAACCGGGAAGAGATGGACCGGACGGTAGTGAAAAGCTACCTGACCCTGCCGGAAGGCAGCAGCGGCATCCACGACAAAAAAGTGATTTTGTTTGACGATGTGCTGTACACCGGACGCACGATCCGCGCGGCGATGGATGCCCTGATGGATTGCGGACGGCCAAGGATGATCCAACTCGCTGTACTGGCTGACCGTGGACACCGGGAGCTTCCGATCCGTCCGGACTACATCGGCAAGAACGTACCTACCTCCAGGCATGAGCAGATCGAAGTGGCGCTGACCGAATTCGATGGCAAGGATGAAGTTTACATTATTTCAAACCGGGAGGAACGATAA
- a CDS encoding GNAT family N-acetyltransferase: MELEFITAAHWNDSLWQLIEPMYREAFPSGAKPEGILHNMLDRGIAYLHAGLADGHVVAMAVTGIVGGTADKRLIIDYLAVAKKSRGEGLGSLFLEKIIHWAEQVHNASGIIIEVEGGNTAAHLERIHFWERNGFKLTPYIHQYIWVPEPYQAMLRPLKQGVAVEDNGESLFRYINNFHRNSYRLS, encoded by the coding sequence ATGGAACTGGAATTTATCACAGCTGCGCATTGGAATGATAGCTTGTGGCAGTTAATTGAACCCATGTACCGGGAGGCTTTTCCCAGCGGGGCCAAACCGGAAGGAATACTGCACAATATGCTGGACAGAGGAATAGCGTATTTGCATGCAGGCCTAGCTGATGGACATGTTGTAGCAATGGCTGTAACCGGGATCGTTGGAGGGACGGCAGACAAGCGGCTTATCATTGATTATCTGGCAGTTGCCAAGAAGTCGCGCGGAGAAGGCCTTGGCTCATTGTTTCTGGAAAAAATCATTCACTGGGCTGAACAAGTGCATAACGCCAGTGGAATCATCATTGAAGTGGAAGGCGGAAACACAGCTGCGCATCTTGAGCGTATTCATTTCTGGGAACGGAATGGTTTCAAGCTGACACCGTATATCCATCAATATATTTGGGTGCCGGAGCCGTATCAGGCAATGCTGCGCCCGCTGAAGCAGGGGGTTGCTGTCGAAGATAATGGGGAGTCTTTATTCCGTTATATTAACAATTTTCACAGAAATTCTTACCGCCTATCTTGA
- the lspA gene encoding signal peptidase II yields MVYYLIALIVFLIDQGTKYVIATRLELGEQIPVINDFFIITSHRNSGAAFGILEGQQWFFFIVTVVVVVGIVWYMNKAKASRKLLPTALALVLGGAIGNFLDRMLNGEVVDFLMFNFGSYTFPIFNVADSCIVIGVGLIILDTLLDMKSGEEIIEVKESKEVKEGNE; encoded by the coding sequence GTGGTGTACTATCTGATTGCGCTAATTGTGTTTTTGATTGACCAGGGTACCAAATATGTGATTGCTACCCGGCTGGAGCTCGGCGAGCAGATTCCGGTCATAAACGACTTCTTCATTATTACCTCCCACCGCAATAGTGGAGCCGCTTTCGGAATTCTTGAAGGACAGCAATGGTTTTTCTTTATAGTTACGGTTGTTGTTGTCGTCGGAATTGTCTGGTATATGAACAAGGCCAAAGCCTCGCGGAAGCTGCTTCCTACCGCTCTGGCATTGGTGCTGGGCGGAGCTATAGGCAACTTTTTGGACCGGATGCTGAACGGTGAGGTTGTTGACTTCCTGATGTTCAACTTCGGGAGCTACACCTTCCCTATTTTTAATGTCGCCGACTCCTGCATCGTGATTGGGGTTGGACTGATTATTCTCGATACACTGCTGGATATGAAGAGCGGAGAAGAAATCATCGAAGTTAAGGAATCAAAGGAAGTAAAAGAAGGGAATGAATGA
- a CDS encoding RluA family pseudouridine synthase — MNDLNKDVNEQAGAIAYEEERDVTEWIVSGENARERVDKYITEAWEEEISRSQVQLWISSGHVKVNGSPVKANYKLNEGDVIAVTVPEAEVTDLIAEDIPLEVVYEDSDVIVINKPRGMVVHPAAGHPSGTLVNALMFHCKDLSGINGEIRPGIVHRIDKDTSGLIMAAKNDASHASLAAQLKEHSVTRRYIAVVHGNLAHSHGTVDAPIGRDPHDRKLYTVTEKNSKRSVTHFTVLERFGDCTLLELQLETGRTHQIRVHMKFIGHPLVGDPVYGRSKGIMMNGQALHAAVLGFKHPSTGEYMEFSRPIPADMEEVLFTLRSR; from the coding sequence ATGAATGATTTGAACAAGGACGTCAATGAGCAGGCAGGTGCTATTGCCTACGAAGAAGAAAGGGACGTCACGGAGTGGATTGTTTCCGGAGAGAATGCCCGGGAACGGGTTGATAAATATATTACGGAGGCCTGGGAAGAAGAAATTTCACGCTCTCAGGTACAGCTGTGGATCAGCAGCGGACATGTTAAGGTAAACGGTTCTCCGGTTAAGGCCAACTATAAGCTGAATGAAGGCGATGTTATCGCTGTTACAGTTCCAGAGGCTGAAGTTACCGATCTGATTGCGGAGGATATTCCGCTTGAAGTGGTCTATGAGGACAGTGATGTTATTGTAATTAATAAGCCTCGCGGCATGGTTGTGCATCCGGCAGCAGGGCATCCGTCCGGTACACTGGTCAATGCGCTGATGTTTCATTGCAAAGATCTGTCCGGCATCAATGGCGAGATTCGTCCCGGGATTGTACACCGCATTGATAAAGATACTTCCGGTCTGATTATGGCAGCCAAAAATGATGCCAGTCATGCTTCACTCGCTGCCCAGCTCAAAGAGCACAGTGTAACACGCCGCTACATCGCAGTGGTGCATGGTAACCTGGCCCATAGCCATGGAACCGTAGACGCTCCGATTGGCCGTGACCCGCATGACCGCAAGCTGTACACGGTAACCGAGAAAAACAGCAAACGTTCCGTGACCCATTTTACCGTGCTGGAACGCTTTGGCGACTGCACACTGCTGGAACTGCAGCTGGAGACCGGACGGACGCATCAGATCCGCGTGCACATGAAGTTTATCGGGCATCCGCTGGTCGGCGATCCGGTATACGGGCGCAGCAAGGGGATTATGATGAACGGACAGGCTCTGCATGCCGCCGTACTGGGCTTTAAGCATCCTTCCACGGGTGAGTATATGGAGTTCAGCAGACCGATTCCGGCAGATATGGAAGAAGTGCTGTTTACGCTGCGCAGCAGATAA
- a CDS encoding TraR/DksA C4-type zinc finger protein: protein MSHLTSQQLSQLRAALQQQQEEIRHRLQNNEHYGLQEAMRDTTGELSEIDNHPGDAATELYNRSIDISLLERDEHELDDIEAALQAMDEGTYGICIASGNPIPYERLSAIPSTRYSKEHAPRQNAPFTRPVEEELLSPPFGRTSLDERDEQNGFDGEDAWQIVESWGSSNSPAMAEGNDISSYNDMEIEADETEGFVEPWENFVATDIAGNHLTIIKGTSYRHYMDTEEGSYLLDPSAKKERE from the coding sequence ATGAGCCATCTGACATCACAGCAGCTCTCGCAGCTGCGTGCAGCGCTGCAGCAGCAGCAGGAGGAAATCCGCCACAGGCTGCAAAATAACGAGCATTACGGTCTGCAGGAAGCCATGCGCGATACAACCGGGGAATTGTCCGAAATCGACAACCATCCCGGCGATGCCGCCACTGAGCTGTATAACCGCTCGATAGATATTTCCCTGCTGGAACGCGACGAGCATGAATTGGACGATATCGAAGCCGCTCTGCAGGCCATGGATGAAGGCACCTACGGGATTTGTATCGCCAGCGGCAATCCGATTCCATATGAGCGCCTCTCAGCCATTCCATCCACCAGATACAGCAAGGAGCATGCCCCACGCCAGAACGCGCCGTTTACCCGGCCGGTCGAAGAAGAGCTGCTGTCCCCGCCTTTTGGACGCACCAGCCTTGACGAACGCGATGAGCAAAACGGTTTTGACGGCGAAGATGCCTGGCAGATCGTCGAAAGCTGGGGCAGCTCCAACTCCCCGGCCATGGCCGAAGGCAATGATATCAGCTCCTACAACGATATGGAGATTGAGGCCGACGAAACCGAAGGCTTCGTGGAGCCGTGGGAGAACTTTGTGGCGACCGATATCGCCGGAAACCATTTGACCATCATCAAAGGAACCAGTTACCGCCATTATATGGACACCGAGGAAGGCAGCTACCTGCTGGATCCGTCCGCTAAAAAGGAAAGGGAGTAG
- a CDS encoding YlmH family RNA-binding protein, translating into MKNEIYGHFHPDERQFVDKAWEWVTHAGEYHELKLTEFLDPRQSYILQSLVNRHPDVTIRWEGGSENAERKRAMVAPDYRDLSEEDMELKVLAITSGEQKFLALEHGDYMGSILGLGIKRGKIGDIHVLEDGCHVVVAADIANFLDVNLTGVHRINVSTEILPLSGLRSSEVKLEIMELTVASLRLDGIAADVTRLSRSKILAPIKAGRVRVNWKVEEDPSCGLKDGDMVSIQGFGRFKVLEIGSLTKKGRYRVQVGKFV; encoded by the coding sequence ATGAAGAATGAAATCTATGGTCATTTTCACCCTGACGAACGGCAATTTGTGGACAAGGCCTGGGAATGGGTCACTCATGCAGGAGAGTATCATGAGCTCAAGCTGACTGAATTTCTCGATCCCCGTCAGAGTTATATTCTGCAGAGTCTTGTGAACCGTCATCCCGATGTTACTATAAGATGGGAGGGCGGCTCAGAAAATGCTGAGCGGAAACGGGCGATGGTGGCACCAGATTACCGTGACCTTTCAGAAGAAGATATGGAACTCAAGGTGCTTGCCATCACCTCCGGGGAACAGAAGTTTTTGGCTTTGGAGCATGGCGATTATATGGGTTCAATTCTTGGACTGGGCATCAAAAGAGGCAAAATCGGTGATATTCATGTGCTTGAGGATGGCTGTCATGTTGTAGTGGCAGCGGATATCGCTAATTTCCTGGACGTGAATTTAACCGGAGTACACCGGATTAATGTCAGCACAGAGATACTGCCATTGTCCGGCTTGCGGAGCAGTGAGGTTAAGCTTGAGATCATGGAGTTGACTGTGGCTTCCTTGCGGCTTGATGGGATCGCTGCGGATGTGACCCGGCTCAGCCGGAGCAAGATACTTGCCCCGATCAAAGCCGGAAGGGTCCGGGTGAACTGGAAGGTGGAGGAAGACCCCTCCTGTGGACTTAAAGACGGCGATATGGTCTCCATTCAAGGTTTTGGCCGTTTTAAGGTTCTGGAGATCGGAAGTTTGACGAAAAAAGGCCGTTACCGGGTTCAGGTTGGCAAATTTGTCTGA